A single genomic interval of Rhizobium leguminosarum bv. trifolii WSM1325 harbors:
- a CDS encoding 3,4-dihydroxy-2-butanone 4-phosphate synthase (TIGRFAM: 3,4-dihydroxy-2-butanone 4-phosphate synthase~PFAM: 34-dihydroxy-2-butanone 4-phosphate synthase~KEGG: atc:AGR_C_3478 hypothetical protein), translated as MTIATIEDAISAIASGKMVVVVDDQNRENEGDIVVAADAVTPEAIAFMMTHARGLVCIAMEGERLDALDIPLMVPNNTESHKTAFTVSVDYLKGTTTGISAADRAATVRALVDDRAKPAEFARPGHIFPLRSNPRGVLGRPGHTEAAVDLARLAGRIPAGVICEVANDDGTMSRLPELTLFAERHNLPLVTIEDLVAYLDRQAAKDIREVA; from the coding sequence ACAATCGAAGATGCCATATCAGCTATTGCCAGCGGCAAGATGGTCGTCGTCGTCGACGACCAGAACCGGGAAAACGAAGGTGATATCGTGGTCGCGGCCGATGCCGTCACCCCTGAGGCAATCGCCTTCATGATGACCCACGCCCGTGGACTCGTCTGCATCGCCATGGAAGGCGAGCGTCTCGATGCGCTCGATATTCCGCTCATGGTGCCCAACAACACGGAATCGCACAAAACCGCCTTCACGGTCTCGGTCGATTATCTCAAGGGCACGACGACCGGTATCTCGGCTGCCGACCGAGCCGCCACCGTCCGCGCCCTGGTCGACGATCGCGCAAAGCCCGCCGAATTCGCCCGCCCCGGCCATATCTTCCCGCTGCGCTCCAACCCCCGCGGCGTGCTCGGCCGCCCCGGCCACACCGAAGCCGCCGTCGATCTCGCCCGCCTCGCCGGGCGGATCCCCGCCGGCGTCATCTGCGAAGTCGCCAACGACGACGGAACCATGTCCCGCCTGCCCGAACTCACGCTCTTCGCCGAACGCCACAACCTCCCCCTCGTCACCATCGAGGACCTGGTCGCCTATCTCGACCGCCAGGCGGCAAAAGACATACGCGAAGTCGCCTGA
- a CDS encoding short-chain dehydrogenase/reductase SDR (PFAM: short-chain dehydrogenase/reductase SDR; KR domain protein~KEGG: ret:RHE_CH02404 short chain dehydrogenase), protein MTLLNDKIAIITGASSGIGRAAAKLFARQGAKLVVTGRRQDALDAVIAEIEAEGGQAVAISGDVRDEALQERLVETAVSRFGRLDIAFNNAGIIGEMGPVAGLSVEGWRETIETNLTAAFLGAKHQSAAMGKGGGSLIFTSTFVGHTVGMPGMAAYAASKAGLIGFVQVLAAELGAQKIRVNALLPGGTDTPASITNAPDATPEVLAFVEGLHALKRMAQPEEIANAALFLASDMSSFVTGTAMLADGGVSISRT, encoded by the coding sequence ATGACACTTCTCAACGACAAGATCGCCATCATCACCGGCGCAAGCTCAGGCATCGGCCGCGCAGCGGCGAAACTCTTTGCACGGCAAGGTGCCAAGCTCGTGGTCACCGGCCGGCGACAAGACGCGCTCGACGCCGTCATCGCGGAAATTGAGGCGGAGGGTGGGCAGGCCGTCGCCATATCAGGCGATGTCAGGGACGAGGCGCTCCAGGAAAGGCTTGTCGAAACGGCAGTCTCGCGTTTCGGCCGGCTCGACATCGCCTTCAACAATGCCGGCATCATCGGTGAGATGGGGCCGGTCGCCGGGCTGTCGGTGGAGGGCTGGCGCGAGACGATCGAGACCAATCTCACCGCCGCCTTCCTCGGCGCCAAACACCAGTCGGCGGCGATGGGGAAAGGCGGCGGATCGCTGATCTTCACCTCGACCTTTGTCGGCCACACCGTCGGCATGCCGGGCATGGCCGCCTATGCGGCGAGCAAGGCGGGGCTGATCGGCTTCGTGCAGGTGCTCGCCGCCGAACTCGGAGCGCAAAAGATCCGCGTCAACGCGCTGCTTCCCGGCGGCACCGACACGCCCGCCAGTATCACCAACGCGCCTGATGCCACGCCGGAGGTGCTCGCCTTCGTGGAGGGGCTGCATGCGCTGAAACGCATGGCGCAACCCGAAGAGATCGCCAATGCGGCGCTTTTCCTCGCCTCCGACATGTCGAGCTTCGTGACCGGCACGGCGATGCTGGCAGATGGTGGGGTTTCGATCAGCCGAACATAG
- a CDS encoding protein of unknown function DUF6 transmembrane (PFAM: protein of unknown function DUF6 transmembrane~KEGG: ret:RHE_CH02405 hypothetical protein), with amino-acid sequence MPRSRNTEGAIYMSMAMAGFSASDALSKSVIAYMNAGEIMFLRGLFTSLLVYLIAWKMGALRSWRIMLQPMIIFRIICETLSAVTYITALGMMPIANASAILQSLPLVVTFGAALFFGEPVGWRRWSAILVGLVGVMIIIRPGPEGFTAAALLCVAAVLTTAGRDLATRSISPEIPSLMITVITAISASFFGALLIPVLGGWQPVSAAALGHLVLASVLVLVGYQSVILAMRTGEISFVAPFRYTSLIFSSVLGFFFFAEVPDSWTLVGAAIVIASGLYTFYREAKRRVSPIAQESAPRAPV; translated from the coding sequence ATGCCGCGGTCACGCAATACTGAGGGCGCCATCTATATGAGCATGGCGATGGCCGGCTTTTCCGCAAGCGACGCTCTATCCAAATCGGTGATCGCCTATATGAACGCCGGCGAGATCATGTTCCTGCGCGGCCTCTTCACCAGCCTGCTCGTCTATCTGATCGCCTGGAAAATGGGCGCGTTGCGCTCCTGGCGCATCATGCTGCAGCCGATGATCATCTTCAGGATCATCTGTGAGACGCTCTCCGCCGTCACCTATATCACCGCGCTCGGCATGATGCCGATCGCCAATGCCTCGGCGATCCTGCAGTCGCTGCCGCTGGTCGTCACCTTCGGCGCTGCCCTCTTCTTCGGCGAGCCGGTCGGCTGGCGGCGCTGGTCGGCGATCCTTGTCGGCCTCGTCGGCGTGATGATCATTATCCGTCCCGGCCCTGAGGGATTCACCGCCGCCGCCCTCCTCTGCGTCGCTGCGGTGCTGACGACGGCCGGCCGCGATCTCGCCACCCGGAGCATCAGTCCGGAGATTCCCTCGCTGATGATAACCGTCATCACCGCCATATCAGCCTCCTTCTTCGGCGCGCTGCTCATCCCGGTGCTCGGCGGCTGGCAGCCGGTCAGCGCCGCAGCACTTGGGCATCTCGTACTCGCATCGGTGCTGGTGCTCGTCGGCTACCAGTCGGTCATCCTCGCCATGCGCACCGGCGAAATCTCTTTCGTCGCGCCGTTTCGCTATACCAGCCTGATCTTCTCTTCTGTGCTCGGCTTCTTTTTCTTCGCGGAAGTGCCTGACAGCTGGACGCTCGTCGGGGCTGCGATCGTCATCGCCTCCGGCCTCTATACGTTCTATCGTGAGGCCAAGCGCCGTGTGTCGCCGATTGCGCAGGAATCCGCGCCGCGTGCGCCGGTTTGA
- a CDS encoding molybdopterin-guanine dinucleotide biosynthesis protein A (TIGRFAM: molybdopterin-guanine dinucleotide biosynthesis protein A~KEGG: ret:RHE_CH02406 molybdopterin-guanine dinucleotide biosynthesis protein) yields MAQFSLDKSHIAGVVLAGGRSQRMGRDKAGVMLGAESLLRHVLTRLSQQTFHVAVNADAAAEGVPVIPDRFPGKAGPMAGIHATMVYAAGLPSITHVVTVSVDCPFFPADLVARLAAAVEHASQIAIATSEGRSHPVFGLWPVTLAADLEAWIATDEKRRVRDFLLRHDVTEVAFPLHPTRASLLDPFFNINTPDDLVEAERWLEALRV; encoded by the coding sequence ATGGCTCAATTCTCGTTGGATAAATCTCATATAGCGGGCGTCGTATTGGCCGGCGGCCGTTCGCAGCGCATGGGCCGCGACAAGGCAGGCGTGATGCTTGGGGCCGAGAGCCTGCTCCGCCATGTGCTGACCCGCCTCTCGCAGCAAACTTTCCACGTTGCCGTCAATGCCGATGCCGCCGCCGAGGGTGTGCCTGTCATTCCCGACCGTTTTCCCGGCAAGGCCGGGCCGATGGCCGGTATCCATGCCACCATGGTCTATGCCGCCGGTCTGCCCTCGATCACCCATGTCGTCACCGTCTCGGTGGATTGCCCGTTCTTCCCGGCCGATCTCGTCGCCCGGCTGGCGGCCGCGGTCGAGCACGCGTCGCAGATCGCAATTGCCACCTCCGAAGGCCGTAGCCATCCGGTCTTCGGGCTCTGGCCGGTGACGCTGGCCGCCGATCTCGAAGCCTGGATCGCCACCGACGAGAAGCGCCGTGTGCGCGACTTCCTGTTGCGGCATGACGTTACGGAAGTGGCGTTTCCGCTGCATCCGACCCGCGCCAGCCTGCTCGATCCCTTCTTCAACATCAACACGCCCGACGATCTCGTCGAGGCGGAACGCTGGCTGGAGGCCCTTCGCGTATGA
- a CDS encoding molybdopterin-guanine dinucleotide biosynthesis protein B (TIGRFAM: molybdopterin-guanine dinucleotide biosynthesis protein B~PFAM: molybdopterin-guanine dinucleotide biosynthesis MobB region~KEGG: rec:RHECIAT_CH0002503 molybdopterin-guanine dinucleotide biosynthesis protein) yields the protein MTAPKIFGIAGWKNSGKTGLAVRLVTEFTRRGYRISTIKHAHHDFDIDKVGADSYRHRQAGAHEVTIVSGTRYAIMHELRGAPEPEFEEILARLAPCDLVLIEGYKREPIPKIEARRLEAANREPLAPSDPHICAIAADHAVTDTALPVFDLDDTGAIADFIADIVGLGQAKL from the coding sequence ATGACTGCACCGAAAATCTTCGGCATCGCCGGCTGGAAGAACTCGGGCAAGACGGGTCTCGCCGTCCGGCTAGTGACGGAGTTCACCCGCCGCGGTTACAGGATCTCGACGATCAAGCACGCCCATCATGATTTCGACATCGACAAGGTCGGGGCCGACAGCTACCGCCATCGCCAGGCCGGCGCCCACGAGGTCACCATCGTCTCCGGCACCCGCTACGCCATCATGCACGAGCTGCGCGGCGCCCCCGAACCTGAGTTCGAAGAGATCCTCGCCCGCCTCGCCCCCTGCGATCTCGTGCTGATCGAAGGTTACAAGCGCGAGCCGATCCCGAAGATCGAGGCCCGCCGCCTGGAAGCGGCAAATCGCGAACCGTTGGCGCCGAGCGATCCCCATATCTGCGCCATCGCCGCCGATCATGCAGTCACGGATACGGCCCTGCCGGTCTTCGATCTAGACGACACAGGCGCCATCGCCGATTTCATCGCTGACATCGTTGGCCTTGGACAGGCGAAGCTTTGA